The Spirochaeta cellobiosiphila DSM 17781 DNA segment AATAACCTTATCTTTGGACAATTTGACTTGTTGGATCATTGTTCGCCTCCTTTACTTACTTTGAATTGGACGAAAGCTACAAAACCAAAGATTATCATAGCCACCAAACTGGTTGCTGAAGCATAACCATATTGCATTTGACTAAATCCTTTATCAAAAATAAATTGGATTATATAAGTAGTTTTAAGTCCTGGTCCCCCTTGAGTTATCCCTTGAACAAGAGCGAATTCTTTTAACAAATTGACTGTTGCTAACAAGGTAACAAGGAAGGTTGTAGGAGCTAACATAGGTACCGTTATTTTTAGGAATGTTCTAACACCGCGACTTCCATCTATGGCAGCGGCTTCATAGACATCCTTGGGAATATTATTAAGCCCACCAATAAAAATAACCATAAAGAAACCAGTTGATGCCCAGTTTGAAGCGAAACTAATAACAAAAGTAGCTAGATAGGAATTAAGAGCCCATTCCATGGGGGTTATTCCCATTACACTTAGTAGAAAGTTAACTAGTCCATATTCAGTACTAAACATCCAGTTGATAGTGATACCAACAACCAGAGCACTCAATAGAGAAGGAACAAATGCTAATGTTCTAGCAAATCCCTTACCTAGAACTTTTTTGCTAGTAACCAAATAAGCCACTAATAGGGGTACGATTACCTTAAAAGGAAGACTAAACAATGTGTAAAAAAAGGTCCTTGTTAGGGCACTGTAAAATTTGTTGTCTACTAATAACTCCTTAAAATTTCGTAGACCAATAAAGTTCATGGTTTTCCAGCCATCATAATCTGTGAAGGCAAAGCCTACACTTAGGAACAAGGGGATGATGAAAAATATACCAAAGAGCAATAAACAAGGAGTTATAAAGAGCCAGAATGCA contains these protein-coding regions:
- a CDS encoding carbohydrate ABC transporter permease, whose product is MKTKKNARHVRAFWLFITPCLLLFGIFFIIPLFLSVGFAFTDYDGWKTMNFIGLRNFKELLVDNKFYSALTRTFFYTLFSLPFKVIVPLLVAYLVTSKKVLGKGFARTLAFVPSLLSALVVGITINWMFSTEYGLVNFLLSVMGITPMEWALNSYLATFVISFASNWASTGFFMVIFIGGLNNIPKDVYEAAAIDGSRGVRTFLKITVPMLAPTTFLVTLLATVNLLKEFALVQGITQGGPGLKTTYIIQFIFDKGFSQMQYGYASATSLVAMIIFGFVAFVQFKVSKGGEQ